One Jaculus jaculus isolate mJacJac1 chromosome 4, mJacJac1.mat.Y.cur, whole genome shotgun sequence genomic window, ctcccccactggaGTGGATCCTGTGGCTCCAGACAAACCTCCAGTCAATGTTAGTCCCTGCTGATGTCTGCCTCAGATCTTGAGAGAGGCTTTGGGCCACAAACACTCAGCTAAGCTTCTCTAAATTCCTACTCCATTGTGAGATAAGTTTTTATAGACATTTCTAACTTTTGGAAAAATTTGTTATGTAGCAGTAGGTTCCAAATACACCTACCATTTCccttatctttctctgtcattctttcaTGGTACATTCAATTTTGTTCTTTGTAATAAACTGCTCTGACCCTTGTGTTTCCCTAGTGTATGTCTTTTTCTTGAGTTTGCTTTATTTGTAATgtatattgtttgtttattttcttgaaagtCTATTTTATATTACGACAAGCTCCTTAAACTCAACAGTGTGGCTGGCTCATCCTGTAACCCTCATACACAACAACCCAGACTGCGGTTTTGTGAAATGGTCAGCTTTATGAAGATCTAGACACTTGATAGTGGGGCCAAACAGTGGGACTATCTGTCCTCCTGGCAACAGTggatggagggaagaaaaaagtCTATCCCCAGGTGGAGAGAACAAGTTGGTAGTAAGATGCCACTCTTTGGAACTCCTGGCCCTAGCATTGGAACTGAGCTTGGAGCTGCCTCTGGGGCAGTGCTTTCACCTGGCTCATCTTGCTCTTCAGCACTGTGTGATTAGCAGCATGAATGCAGATCTTTTGAGTTTAGCCAGAGTGGTTTActacatgtggtagtttgaatataaaatgacccCCATAGGCTCATTTGTTTGAATATTTACTCCCCAGCTGGAGGTGCTGTTGAGGTAGCCTGTGGGAACTTTGGGAGGTATAGCTTCAGTGGCCACATATCCTGGATTCATgtgctgctttctctctttctctagctgcctcctccctgctaatgtgaagaggtgatgcctggctgtctgctcctgccatgctgtcCCTGCCATgttgaaacttcctctcaaaattgTAAGACAGATTAAACtcttttccttctataagttgcttctggttagaGATTTTTGTCCTAGTAATGAGATAGACGCTGCATTCATGAACAGGTCATAGGGACAGGGAGAATTAAAGGTATATAAAGTCCATTGTTGGCCTTGCTGTTTTGCTGCCCACAGGCTAGCTAATCCTGTATTGGGATGTGGGGCAGTGCTGAGTGCTGACCTTGGTGCAGTTCAGCTGCAGGAGCCGACTGAAGATCTTTCTCAGGTCTTCTGGAAGGACACCACTCAAGACCCATTGACCATAGGAGGCCCATGTGCAAACCCAAACCTTGCCTCTCTTCAGTCAATGCTGAGCTGATCAGACTTGTTGAGAGATGTATCCTCCGAACAACTCCTTCTACGTCCAGTGAGTCGACTGAATTATAAAAGTGGACCACTGTCTTCACCAATGCTGCTATGGCTGGACTGTGGCTGACCCAACAGGATTCTGTTGCGGGCACACTGCCACTTATTGTTACCATCTTATTTCCTTTAACCTGTCTTTTATTGTTATTCTGTTGTATCTGTATTTTTGTAAGATGTTCTAAATTCATTTTGTGACAAGGAGTGAAttgaaaatagataaatgttCATGACATAGAGATAGGGCTTATAAAGCTCATCCTGTGCAGAGTAACTCCATGGTCAGAAATGCTCATTTAGGCATGAAGACTGAGAAGATGCCTTCTCTCCTCAACTAGGAGACCTTTGGATGTGAGCCGAGTTACACCTTCAGTTCTAGTTTGCAGAGTAGAACTTCTCTGCTTCCATATCTGCCCGAACTAGTTCCCATGGTACACCTCTTCTCATGATACACATCCTATTGTTTTGTAGTGAGACGTAGGGAGACAGCTTGGTTGGCAAAGTACTTGCCTTTTAGccatgaagacccaagtttgattccccagaacccacataaaaaggcaagcatcaggctggggagatagatcagtgcatgattacctgagtttggattcctataatccatataaagctagacttttaaaaatatttttataattatttatttatgtgtgcatgtgtgtttatatgggGTATCTGGTACTTTATGGGggctctgaggatctgaacttaggcactcatgcttgtgtgacaagtgctttTTCTGCATGTAATCTGTATGTAATCCTAGTATACTTACTTTTTCTGTATGTAATCCTAGTATACTTACTGTGAGTTGGAAGGGTGTGATAAAAGAATCTTCCAGCAGTGTACAGACCAGCTAAACTGGAGAactcagtggtgaacaagaggccctgcctcaaacaaggtagaaagtgaggATTGACCATCCCTGTTGGATAAAGTGTCCATATTTGAAGTCTAACTTAACACTTGGGCCagaatatgccaccatgcctggtgaactctctctctctctctctccccaccgaTACATGAGTGTGAGCAAGCATATGCATGCATGGCCCAAGACTGCAGATGCAGTCCTGTGGAATCTTGGAACTGTAAGTTAATTTGAAATTGACCTGAACTCAATATATGGTATCTTTAGTGTGCCTTAATTATGACTGCAACCCATTTCATAATATCAGGGGTGAAATTTTCTATTTGTTATGTTATGCTGGCTCTCAAAAagtgttgaattttaaaatatttcaagtcTTAGGTTTTGGATAAGGGATGTTCCACCTATACTTGACTGGGAAGTCTCTGGGAACAGTAGCAAAAATTCTGTGGCTGGAAAAAGAAGTAAAGAGCTGGACAGTTGTCTGCCATGGCACCCCcaggaagaagctccatgatcaAGTTTCTATCTAAAACAAGTATACATACATGTCTACAACATCTGACCATTAAACCGTCCAAGCACTCGAGAATGAGCCTAGGCTCATCAGGTTTAACGGCTGGTCACCCTCCTGGCTCCTAGGGTGTAGATGCCCAGACCTTTCTGATCCCATGCATGTGTCCTCCAAGGAAGGTCTCTGACAGAGTTTTAAACCTGATTTTCCTTCCTTTAGTATCCAGATGACAATTTTGAATCTCATATGGGAACATTCATTTAGTGTCTCTTTCCTTCCTAAGCCCTTGTTTTTAGTACCTTTGAATCACTTAGAATCCCTCAGATAGTGCAGAGCTGGATTTTGCTTTGTGAGACAATCTGACTCCTTGTTAGtactaaattatttattaataaaaatagtatAAAGCATAActacaataaacaaaataatataaacaagataaatataactaacaataaataaataaaactagtaaATATATCCACGTCATATTGCCAAGCTTACCTGTATCAATTGTACAGGCTACTTGCTAttctttttgttaaatttctatttggtctcatttctttgttcttttcaaagCTGATGAATGTCACTTTTGGCATTTGGGGTCACACCtgtttgtcatcatcttttctgtaTCCTGCCTTTCACTGTTTTGTGTCCAGTGTTGGTGGTATCCTGGGACCCTAGGCTACTTCCCCTCTCTTGTTCATAAGCCTATGTCCTTCATCTTTCCTCGGATCTTTCAGGCTGGGTTATTTCTACATTGTAGGGTTGTGTGATTGCATACAGCTGCTCCCTTGTTCTCAGCCTCTGATCTCTACGCCACAGTGCCCAGTGCCTCACTGCTACGCATCAGCCTTCTGCTGAAATTGgccctttgtctcctgagtggaTAGGGCTTCCTGAGATAATCTGGGAGCTTGCCTGGGAAGGGCTCTGAGCACAGGTTTCCTCTTCTGGCCTCGGTTGTTTCTTCCCTTCTCATGCCATCTTCTCGCATGGCTCAGTGCTTCTTCAGCAGCTGTTTCGCTTGCGCTCTTCAGCGGTCTAAGACTCCTCCCGAACTACTTGTCTTGCCTCCTGCCTGCAGCTTCTGCATGCCCTGTGTGCTCCTCCAGTTAGGTTCTTGTGGGGCCTTTCCCTGGCACATGAAGGGCCAGGACTTGATGGCTCGCACACACTGGAAGGCCGGGGACCATGATTCACTGGCTGTTTTATTTCCTGCTGTAGGCTGTTGCAGCCCATGCTCTTCATGGACCCTTCACCCTGCAGGTCTGAAGAGAGCCAGGGTCTGGATAGTGTCGTTCTGTAGTTCCTGGAGCCTGGCCTAAAGGTAGGGAGTTTGGTAGGGGTAGGGGATGATGGGAGTGGGCAGAAGctacaaagaaagagggaaagtacCATTAGAGCCCAGCTGAAGGCAAGCTCCTGCACATCACAACAGCACGCATCATGGAGAGAAAGTGGGCAGGATCAGCGATTCCTTCCCAGTGCTCTATGAATGATAAGACCCAAGTGTGGTCCTGATGACTGAGACttgctttggaattttgatattccatgtatgtatgtatttgtatgttttaatttacttatgtatttgggttttagaggtagggtctctgtggtggtttgattcaggtgtcctccataaacttaggtgatctgcctgctaggttcccagctgatggagatttgggaattaatgcctcctggaggcagtgtattgttaggggcaggcttgatgttatagccagcttccccttgccagtgtttggcacactctcctgttcctgttgtctaccttatgtgggccagggggtgatgtccaccttctcctcatgctatcattttgcctgccatcatggagcttccccctcaagcctgtaagccaaaataaaccttttcccccacaagctgctcttggttgggtgatttctaccagcaatgagaacctgactgcaacagtctcactctaacccaagcagacctggaattcactctgtagtctcagggtgatcttgagctcatggtgattctcctacctctgcctcctgactgctgggattaaaggtgtgtgctaccacacctggctgtacatATGTTTTATGTGCCTAAAACACCACGTGTATGTTTTTTTGGCACTCCAATAAAAATTGATGATGTTCCCctgggatctgtaagcctgaaataagcccccTTTCTCCTATGatctgcttttggtctggtgtttatCCAGCAGCATGAAACTGACTTCAATCCCTGTCATCATAGTTATTTGCAGAACTGGAACTTAAATGCTTTCTTTACCCCAGGAGTGTGCTCAGAGCCCTCGCTATGTTTGTGTACATGAAGAAATTCCAAGGAGACAACAGAGTTTTCTCCTGTATCCACCTAGTCCAGGCAGGGTGTGGCTTCAGGGACATAGAAATAAGGGTTGGACCAGCCAGGAATAACTCCTGGTCAGGAAGGACCCCAACTTGCCTGCAGCACCCACTCCACATTCACAGGTTCCTGGCGAAACTAAGGGGCGCTCTTACGCACCCGACTCCAGATCCAGTGGTCTGGGTTCTGGCTCTGGATCTGAAAGGGGAATGCAGGGGTAGGCCCTGAAGGGACTCATCTCCTGGTACCCCCACTCCCCATTTTCCCAGTTGTCACCATGACACACCTCCTCACATATTTCGCGTGTGACCCAAGCTCGGTAGTCCATGGCTTGAACAAATTTGCTCTGCAGCTTTAGAAAGTCTTTATACAGGTCACGCCAAAGATCCATGCCCAGTAAGAATGGAAAAATGTACCTCTTAGCTAAGGGGTCATCTTCTTCCATGTCGCAGGCGATGTAACTGTAACAAGAAGTCTCTGATGATACCCAGCCCCATGTGGGATGGGCAGGGGTGGTTACAAGGGAGGACAGACATATCCAAACCCAGGATATGGGGAAGGCATCTCTGTAGAGTACAGAAGGCAAGGGAGCAGCCTAGACCTTGAGCCTGTAGGGTCCATGGTAAGATCCACACAGTGCCCAAAACTATCTTTGTTTCCCAGTGGCTTTGTCCTTCAGGCAGCTCCCTCAGTTGGAGAGTAACGGCACTTCCGAGCTGCGCTCATGACTCTAgggccctttccttcctccccataGTGCAGGCTGCCTTGCAGGTCTCAACTGCTCTGTGCTTGAGAAGCATCACTCCTCATACAGCGTGGTCTTGACAGCAGTGGGGGCATGTATACAGACTGAGAACTGTTGCCCAAGGAGGTGCTCACAGGGCGAGGAAGAAGTGGATCCTATTATAGAGGTGTCCAGGCAGCCCGATGCGACCAAAATACTCCACCACCATTGACAGGAGATACTGTGGGAGACAGAGGGCTGGTGAGAAGAGGAGAGCAAAGGACCGAGGGCAGGCCATCTAAATGGGTTCTGGGATCCTCCTATTCCAGTTTCCATATAAGTAACAATACTGAgagggagaattgctgtgaatctTGAATCCCATGAACCAATGGGAAATGGAAGGCAGGGAAGGACAGTgtgtttctcctttctctgcccttgAAAGCTGATTCTTATACAAACTTGTGTTCATCTCAACTATTGATAAGTGCATAGAACTGAGATTACTATAGATACGTGCATATGATTCTTATGGGGTTGGCCTGACACAAACCTGATCTTTTCTATATAGCCCCAGGAGCCTATGACTCTCTAGATCCAACAGCCATACTCCCATGATGTTATAAGTACCTTGTCCGTGACTCTCAGGAATGTGTCAGCTTCCAAGAAGCCTTGGATGACAGGATCCTCTGCAAAGGATGGAAGGGTAATGATGGCTTAGAGCtttcatttgggaggctgagctagcAGCTATGGGCTTCCCTGTGCAGGGGAAGCtttgagggaaaagagagtatcCAGACCCCTCCACTTGAGCTTTTCTCTGAGTGGGAGACACCTGCCTCTCTCCAGGAAGCTATGAGCCTAAGCATTAGGAGTTTTCGCTGTTCTTTCACTAACACTCCCCTGTTGAAGTTTGGATTGTCAGTTTTTTGCTGACATAGGTTCATCAACATGACCAATGGTGCAGTGTCACATATTTCTTCACTGAAGAGGTCCAACCTGGTTCCCAAAGCTCAATACATTTGCTTCAAGTAAAAAGTTTGGATGTGGCCTTACAACTCTGTGACACCACCACCTGTCCCTTTTCCATGTTGTGACCGTGCCAAACTTCCCCTACTCTGTGATGCCTGAACCCCTGTGCAGGGAAAGAGTATTAAGCTTCGTGAGGTAATGTGTGGCTTTCCCTCCTCCACAAGAACTCATCTTTGGTGGAGTTGTTCCATGAAGTCACCATTTTGTGGTGAAGACTTGAGGATATGGGGTTTTGTGTGTCTAAGATAATGACATTTGAACAGCAGATGTCATCCCTAGTCTGTCTGATTCTCAGAAGAGCATTGACTAATAGAACTTCATGTGATTATGAAAATACTCTATTATTCTCCTGCCCTACATGGTCCTTCACCTATTTGTGATTGTTAACATTAGAAAGGCAATCCAAGAGACCAAGAAatggaactttaaaaaatctattgAATTCACTTAAAATATATCTGCATGTGGTTACTGAATGCTATCCTGAGCAGTGTAGCTCTAGGCCGGAGATCACATAGATCTTCTGTGGCATTTTTTTTCATAATGCTCTCCTGCCCTTACTCATTCACATCTATCTCTAGGTGCTCTAGCCTCTCCTTCTATGCACTTATCAATAGTTGAGATGAACACATTGATGTATGAGTTGTTTTGTGGCTTTTGGTTGTAGCATCTACAAAGTGtcaagttttctttcaccatcaatCTCTAATATGTTTCTGTTtactgtgtgtgtggtatgtgtgcatgtttgtgtatgtgtggggggtgtctgtgtgcacacatgtgctgaTATGTGTGGAAACTAGAGGATAATGGGGGGTGTTCACTATCCCTCTCCACTCTATTCTTTGAGGctaggtctcttgctgaacctaagGTTTGCtaatttggttagactggctaaccagcaacCCCAGAGATTCCCTGTGCCCCCTCAcattggcattttatgtgggtcttcatgcttgcacaacaagaaTGCAGCCTGCTGGTTCGTCTCCCTAAACCCTCAATGTCTTGATGTTTTGACTGGTGGGAGCCCTGAATTGGGTCTGTGGGCAGAGTCAGTCCTTCAATCTCCAGTGGTGatcattcttccttctctccaaCTTGGCAAAGAACACCCCCCACCTGTGTAGAACCATGGGACCCTGTGTCCGTGTCACTGGAGCATTCCTCAGCCCTGGGGGGAGGACTGAACCGCTGTTGTCTCCTCAGCTTTGAAGGACACTGAGCATTTCCTCCATTCAGAAAACCTACCCAGAAGTCGATAAAAGGCTTCAAGGTCTTCTGCTCGGTAGCTGGATCTCTTTCTGGACAAGCAGATTTTTGTCTCTTCAGTATGGGTGACACTCCATTTGGCCCTTTTCTTTGGCCTCTCAGAGGCAGCTTGTGTGTTGGCTGCGCTCGAGGCTGTAGGGCTTTTCTCCTGGGCAGCTGTGGGAGAAAAGGTCCCAGTGAGCACAGATGGATCCCCCTGGGACTCCTGACTTCCTGGCAGCTACTCTGAACTCTAGACCCTACTTCATGAGGACTAGGTGAGCAGTGGATACTCAGCTGTACCTGGCCTTTCCTGCAGGGGTAAGAAAAGAGAGGCATAATTCATACCTGCCAATTTACGTTTCACCTGGCCCCTCTTCCTCTTTGCTTTTGGCTCAGGGACAACCACTGGAGTGGCAGAAGGTGAGGCCTGACGCCTGCGGCCTTGCAGCTCTGTGGGGAGACAGGACCCTGGGTTACCGTGGGGGGGAACCACCTGAGCGGCACTGTGCTCCTCTCTTCATAGTTACCTTGAGGAATTTGAGGACACTTGAGGTCCTGAGAGTGGGCTTCCCGTGCCCCTGTTCTTGGATCTTTCAGCCTGGTAGAGAACACTACGGTGACTAATGAGTTCTCCCGGTTTTTGTCTGCCATACCTACAAAAGTAGACAAGAAAGTGACCACTTGGGTCCCCAGGGCACTCCTTCTCATGCCCCTGTAGAACTCGTTTTGGAAGAGTTGGGGCATGAGGGAgcgcagggcagggcagggggacAGTCTGTTCCCTCATTCTTCATTCAGGAGGAGAAGTGCAAAGGAGCCAAGGCCCACACACACCTGCCATCTCTCCCATGAGCACTGCTTCTTCCAACTGTCCTTCTGTTTGCTCTAAGGAGTTGGAGCAGTGTCCGAAGCAACCTAGGTagattttaaaggaaatatttttcccCTCTGAATCCCAAAAAAGTAAGGAATTCAACCTGATTTCCAAACAGGTTATTTG contains:
- the LOC105945121 gene encoding speedy protein E4-like, coding for MADKNRENSLVTVVFSTRLKDPRTGAREAHSQDLKCPQIPQELQGRRRQASPSATPVVVPEPKAKRKRGQVKRKLAAAQEKSPTASSAANTQAASERPKKRAKWSVTHTEETKICLSRKRSSYRAEDLEAFYRLLEDPVIQGFLEADTFLRVTDKYLLSMVVEYFGRIGLPGHLYNRIHFFLALYIACDMEEDDPLAKRYIFPFLLGMDLWRDLYKDFLKLQSKFVQAMDYRAWVTREICEEIQSQNPDHWIWSRVRKSAP